A genomic segment from Triticum dicoccoides isolate Atlit2015 ecotype Zavitan chromosome 1A, WEW_v2.0, whole genome shotgun sequence encodes:
- the LOC119298884 gene encoding cytochrome b5-like produces MAMVFTMEEVAQHHSSNDCWLLIAGKVYDVTKFLEEHPGGEEILLSLAGMDATTNFEDVGHSSDAREMMDMYYIGVIDTTTG; encoded by the exons ATGGCCATGGTGTTTACCATGGAGGAGGTCGCCCAGCACCACTCCAGCAACGATTGCTGGCTCCTCATCGCCGGCAAG GTGTATGATGTGACCAAGTTTCTTGAGGAACACCCCGGAGGTGAAGAAATCTTGCTGTCTTTAGCTG GCATGGATGCAACAACGAACTTCGAAGATGTGGGACATAGCAGCGACGCTCGGGAAATGATGGATATGTACTACATCGGCGTCATCGACACAACCACGGGGTGA
- the LOC119349775 gene encoding disease resistance protein RPM1-like produces the protein MSNHHLGNKKTSTTTAEAVVGQLVVTLGRALAKEAATYGGALLCKEATALRGLFGKIRRSKEELESIQAYLQEAERFKDTDKTTAIFVGEVRGLAYWIEDVVDEFTYKLEDTKHGGFAGKMKKRLKHIKTWRRLAAKLQQIEAQLQDANQRKKDYAISGRCASAARSTKEGQALHFTRDEDLVGIEENKERLIRWLTGGGDGLEQSGNKATMVWGMPGVGNTTLVAHVYNTVKLDFDAAAWVTVSESYRLEDLLKKIAAQFSIAVDVANIEMRGLAEFTHNYLQRKKYILILDDVWAAHLWPGIRNIFPTSNCTGRFVITSRKHEVSLLATRESAIHLEPLQAHHSWVLFCKGAFWNNDDKECPLELQKLALKFIAKCQGLPIAIACIGCLLSCRSPTSAEWENVYMGLDSQLVHDVIPDAHIILKVSLEEGRGIQ, from the exons ATGAG CAACCATCATCTGGGAAATAAGAAAACCTCAACAACCACGGCAGAGGCTGTTGTCGGGCAGCTGGTGGTGACGCTCGGCAGGGCGCTGGCGAAAGAGGCGGCGACCTACGGAGGGGCGCTGCTGTGCAAGGAAGCCACCGCCCTCAGGGGCCTCTTCGGCAAGATTCGCCGGTCCAAGGAGGAGCTTGAGAGCATTCAGGCCTACCTGCAGGAGGCGGAGCGGTTCAAGGACACCGACAAGACCACCGCCATTTTTGTCGGCGAGGTCAGGGGCCTCGCCTACTGGATCGAGGACGTCGTCGACGAGTTCACCTACAAGCTGGAGGACACCAAGCATGGAGGGTTCGCTGGCAAGATGAAGAAGCGGCTCAAGCATATCAAGACCTGGCGGCGCCTGGCAGCCAAGCTCCAACAAATCGAAGCCCAGCTGCAGGATGCCAACCAGAGGAAGAAGGATTATGCCATCAGCGGCAGATGTGCTTCTGCTGCAAGATCGACAAAAGAAGGTCAAGCTTTGCACTTCACCAGGGATGAGGATCTTGTGGGGATCGAAGAGAACAAGGAGAGGTTGATACGGTGGCTGACCGGTGGTGGAGATGGTCTTGAGCAGAGCGGCAACAAAGCCACGATGGTGTGGGGGATGCCTGGTGTAGGTAATACAACTCTGGTTGCTCATGTGTACAACACGGTGAAATTGGATTTTGACGCTGCAGCATGGGTAACCGTGTCAGAAAGTtaccgtcttgaagatctgctcaaGAAGATCGCTGCTCAGTTCAGCATCGCAGTCGACGTCGCCAACATTGAGATGAGAGGCCTAGCAGAGTTCACTCACAATTACCTTCAAAGGAAAAAGTACATCTTGATCCTGGATGATGTTTGGGCAGCGCATTTGTGGCCGGGGATAAGAAATATCTTCCCAACGTCTAATTGCACCGGCCGATTTGTTATCACATCAAGAAAGCATGAAGTGTCACTGTTGGCAACTAGGGAGTCTGCAATTCACTTGGAACCGCTACAAGCACATCACTCCTGGGTGTTGTTCTGCAAAGGGGCCTTTTGGAATAATGATGACAAAGAGTGCCCATTGGAGTTGCAGAAATTGGCTTTAAAGTTCATAGCAAAGTGTCAAGGCTTGCCTATTGCAATTGCTTGCATTGGTTGCCTACTCTCCTGCAGATCCCCAACTTCCGCTGAATGGGAGAATGTGTACATGGGTTTAGATTCGCAATTGGTGCACGATGTGATCCCTGATGCTCATATTATCCTAAAGGTCAGCTTGGAGGAGGGGAGAGGGATACAATGA